A part of Corynebacterium mustelae genomic DNA contains:
- a CDS encoding ZIP family transporter: protein MSNNEESKNYSLMSVPDHLYVESGEGKKTFGIGYFPAMTLGPVLGLILGSVINDLPMGVVIGTFAGIFMWMLFPNGD from the coding sequence ATGTCGAACAACGAGGAATCAAAGAATTATTCATTGATGAGTGTTCCCGATCACCTATATGTTGAGTCGGGTGAAGGAAAGAAAACCTTTGGTATTGGTTATTTCCCAGCAATGACCTTGGGGCCGGTGCTCGGTCTTATCCTGGGAAGCGTGATCAACGATCTTCCTATGGGCGTTGTTATCGGTACGTTTGCGGGAATCTTCATGTGGATGCTCTTTCCCAACGGGGACTAA
- a CDS encoding DUF1963 domain-containing protein, whose protein sequence is MFTNPQDIAAAISTLDDGVLTPFTDHICQAAKPAIWFTIGAPVTKETPIGISRIGGAPDVPHDFVWPIHNGEPLTFLYQLLIDDQLIAVFIGDDDSGADVPHHVEFFPKNTPLAPATVPTNRQLPSFYDDTNPRSVFATPHTLTSHEGLDLPRWFSRAHEELFADDADFLDQEDSFNELSLMTEPSDDVIVRFGGYHSGIGYDPAEDIDDGSDAADWSLLTCLESVEPSDQLELDELCIWDAGYFQILQRTDTNGNRHTYGSLET, encoded by the coding sequence GTGTTTACTAACCCGCAGGACATCGCAGCCGCCATAAGCACGCTTGACGACGGCGTTTTAACCCCCTTCACCGACCACATCTGCCAGGCAGCCAAGCCTGCAATCTGGTTCACGATCGGTGCACCCGTAACCAAAGAAACCCCAATCGGAATAAGCCGGATCGGGGGTGCCCCTGACGTACCACACGACTTCGTCTGGCCCATCCACAACGGCGAACCGCTGACGTTTCTCTACCAATTACTAATCGACGACCAACTCATCGCAGTATTCATCGGCGATGACGACTCCGGCGCTGATGTCCCCCATCACGTGGAATTCTTCCCGAAAAACACTCCACTAGCACCAGCAACTGTCCCGACGAACAGACAACTCCCCTCGTTTTACGACGACACCAACCCCCGCTCCGTATTCGCAACCCCGCACACCCTCACCTCCCACGAAGGACTCGACCTCCCCCGCTGGTTTTCGCGGGCGCACGAAGAACTTTTTGCCGACGACGCCGATTTCCTCGACCAGGAAGATAGCTTCAATGAGTTAAGCCTCATGACGGAACCCAGCGACGACGTCATCGTGCGGTTTGGCGGCTACCACAGCGGCATCGGCTACGACCCGGCAGAGGACATTGATGACGGCAGCGACGCCGCCGACTGGTCGCTATTGACCTGTTTAGAATCCGTAGAACCCTCCGATCAGTTGGAGCTAGACGAGTTGTGCATCTGGGACGCTGGCTACTTCCAAATCTTGCAGCGCACCGATACAAATGGTAACCGCCACACCTACGGATCATTGGAAACCTAA
- a CDS encoding DUF1963 domain-containing protein codes for MFHSIQDIATAIIQRDQRILDPYTEVICQSAKPAIWFTIGAPVTKETPIGISRIGGAPDVPHDFVWPTNNGEPLTFLYQLLIDDQLIAVFIGDHGSGADVPHHVEFFPKNTPLAPAAVPKNRQLPRFYDDTNPRSVFATPHTLTAHEGLDLPRWVSTAYEKLLDIVPDDEDIIEDFAETYEQFILMAEPDHGNVIVRFGDYHRGIGYDPAEFITDGSNVADWSLLTCLESVEPSEQLELDKLCIWDAGYFQILQRTDTNGNRHTYGSLET; via the coding sequence ATGTTTCATTCGATACAGGATATTGCCACCGCTATCATCCAAAGGGATCAGAGGATTCTCGACCCGTATACCGAAGTAATCTGCCAATCAGCTAAACCTGCAATCTGGTTCACGATCGGTGCACCCGTAACCAAAGAAACCCCAATCGGAATAAGCCGGATCGGGGGTGCCCCTGACGTACCACACGACTTCGTCTGGCCCACCAACAACGGCGAACCGCTGACGTTTCTCTACCAATTACTAATCGACGACCAACTCATCGCAGTATTCATCGGCGATCACGGCTCCGGCGCTGATGTCCCCCATCACGTGGAATTCTTCCCGAAAAACACTCCGCTAGCACCCGCGGCTGTTCCGAAGAATAGGCAGCTCCCCCGCTTTTACGACGACACCAACCCCCGCTCCGTATTCGCAACTCCGCACACCCTCACCGCCCACGAAGGACTCGACCTCCCCCGGTGGGTTTCCACAGCTTACGAGAAGCTTCTCGACATAGTCCCGGACGATGAGGACATCATTGAAGATTTTGCAGAAACCTACGAACAATTTATTCTCATGGCTGAACCGGACCATGGAAACGTCATTGTTCGCTTCGGCGACTACCATCGTGGGATCGGATACGACCCCGCAGAATTCATCACAGACGGCAGCAATGTGGCCGACTGGTCGTTACTGACCTGTTTAGAATCCGTAGAACCCTCCGAACAGTTAGAACTGGACAAGTTGTGCATCTGGGACGCTGGCTACTTCCAAATCTTGCAGCGCACCGATACAAATGGTAACCGCCACACCTACGGGTCATTGGAAACCTAA
- a CDS encoding DUF1963 domain-containing protein has translation MDALDAIRTTIDETGDEYLAEYADRIIASVRETLCFNILAATPAEIPLGVSRIGGEPDVPAEFTWPTDDGGNPLAFLFQLQLSPLADELLLVFAGKEAYPAAVHVERIPTGTPLVRMPSPKNFVYPSFYAVGDSTKVHELFATPHLLRSTLTHDIPRECGYQYEELFGDDYDVQDTYGEVLEVVAPYGDIRYGGHYAGYHDPSEDACEYHGLDESHQENWQHLVTLDSIDDSFVIGDCGYFQILELPDPTGEPAKLYGGMESS, from the coding sequence ATGGACGCCCTCGATGCAATCCGCACCACAATCGATGAAACCGGTGACGAGTACCTTGCCGAATACGCCGACCGCATCATCGCTTCCGTGCGTGAAACGCTCTGCTTTAATATCCTTGCCGCAACCCCCGCCGAGATACCGCTTGGGGTCAGCCGCATCGGTGGCGAACCTGACGTTCCGGCCGAGTTTACTTGGCCGACCGATGATGGTGGCAATCCGCTTGCGTTTTTATTCCAGCTTCAGCTTTCACCGCTTGCCGACGAACTTCTGCTGGTCTTTGCCGGAAAAGAGGCATATCCAGCAGCAGTCCATGTGGAACGTATCCCAACCGGAACCCCGCTGGTGCGTATGCCTTCACCTAAAAACTTTGTGTACCCCTCGTTTTATGCGGTGGGCGATAGCACAAAAGTCCATGAACTTTTCGCCACTCCGCATCTGCTTAGAAGCACCCTCACCCACGACATTCCACGTGAATGTGGCTACCAGTATGAAGAGCTTTTCGGCGACGATTACGACGTCCAAGATACCTACGGGGAGGTGCTTGAAGTAGTCGCCCCGTATGGCGATATTCGATACGGCGGCCACTACGCCGGTTACCACGACCCCAGTGAAGATGCCTGTGAATATCACGGCCTTGACGAATCACATCAAGAAAATTGGCAGCATCTTGTCACCCTGGACTCAATCGACGATTCATTCGTCATCGGGGATTGCGGGTATTTCCAAATCCTGGAACTTCCCGACCCGACTGGTGAACCAGCGAAGCTCTACGGCGGCATGGAATCGTCCTAA